One genomic segment of Esox lucius isolate fEsoLuc1 chromosome 15, fEsoLuc1.pri, whole genome shotgun sequence includes these proteins:
- the fuca2 gene encoding plasma alpha-L-fucosidase, protein MAFVKLPLISFALLLLISLSRSKYEPTWESIDSRPLPVWYDQAKFGIFIHWGVFSVPSFGSEWFWWYWQKQKIKPYVDFMQKNYPPGFKYQDFAPMFTAEFFDAKEWTDILSSSGAKYIVLTTKHHEGFTMWGSKNSWNWNAVDVGPKRDLVGEVAGAIRANSDLRLGLYHSLFEWFNPLFEQDAANVFTTNYFPTTKSLPELYELINKYKPELLWSDGDGDAPDKYWNSTGFLAWLYNDSPVRETVVTNDRWGYGSICNHGGYYTCDDRYQPGHLLKHKWENCFSIDKASWGYRRNAQLKDYFAIEQLVATLVETVSCGGNLLLNIGPTPDGRISPIFEERLRQMGQWLGINGEAIYNTTAWRAQNDSATPGVWYTAKPQDKSIYAIFLSWPQSGYVVLTDPVGSKGVTQVVLLGHKPLDWELVKPGGMKVFLPDLSYIQTPCKWAWTLRLTGAS, encoded by the exons ATGGCTTTTGTAAAATTACCACTTATTTCTTTCGCCCTACTATTACTTATTTCGCTGTCCAGAAGTAAATACGAGCCTACCTGGGAATCTATCGACTCCCGACCTTTGCCAGTATGGTATGACCAGGCGAAGTTCGGCATCTTCATACACTGGGGAGTGTTTTCTGTGCCCAGCTTTGGAAGCGAGTGGTTCTG GTGGTACTGGCAGAAGCAGAAGATAAAGCCTTATGTTGATTTCATGCAGAAGAACTATCCTCCTGGCTTTAAGTATCAGGACTTTGCCCCAATGTTTACAGCAGAATTTTTTGATGCCAAAGAGTGGACCGACATCCTTTCCTCATCCGGAGCAAAGTATATTGTCCTCACCACGAAACACCATGAag GCTTCACTATGTGGGGTTCTAAGAATTCCTGGAACTGGAACGCAGTGGACGTGGGTCCTAAACGTGACCTAGTCGGAGAAGTGGCTGGAGCAATCCGAGCCAATAGCGACCTGCGCCTGGGCCTTTACCACTCTCTGTTTGAGTGGTTTAATCCACTGTTTGAGCAGGACGCTGCTAACGTTTTCACGACTAACTACTTCCCCACGACTAAGTCCCTTCCTGAGCTCTATGAGCTAATCAACAAGTACAAACCAGAGCTGCTGTGGTCTGATGGAGACGGGGATGCTCCTGATAAATACTGGAACAGCACCGGATTCCTGGCCTGGCTGTACAACGATAG TCCAGTACGAGAGACTGTAGTGACGAATGATCGTTGGGGCTACGGCAGCATCTGTAACCATGGAGGCTACTACACCTGCGATGATCGCTACCAGCCCGGACACCTGTTGAAACACAAATGGGAGAACTGCTTTTCAATAGACAAAGCTTCCTGGGGTTACAGGAGAAATGCCCAGCTTAAAGACTACTTTGCCATTGAGCAGCTTGTAGCG ACCTTGGTGGAGACTGTGTCCTGTGGAGGGAACCTTCTGTTGAACATCGGACCAACCCCCGACGGGCGAATCTCCCCTATCTTCGAGGAGCGCTTGAGGCAGATGGGTCAGTGGCTGGGGATCAATGGAGAGGCCATCTACAACACCACAGCATGGAGGGCCCAGAATGACAGTGCCACACCTGGTGTCTG GTACACAGCCAAACCACAGGACAAGAGCATCTATGCAATTTTTCTGTCCTGGCCACAGAGTGGATATGTCGTGTTGACTGATCCTGTTGGTTCTAAAGGAGTAACTCAG GTAGTGCTGCTTGGCCACAAGCCACTGGACTGGGAGCTGGTGAAGCCTGGTGGTATGAAGGTTTTCCTACCTGACCTCTCCTACATTCAGACACCATGTAAGTGGGCCTGGACACTACGGCTGACGGGTGCCTCATAA
- the LOC105015412 gene encoding tatD DNase domain containing 3-like isoform X3 — translation MKGFIDCHCHISAGDFDQDIEEVIENSKTAGLLAIVAVAEHAGEFEKIIHLSQRFPGFIFPCLGVHPVQGSAPEPQRGALLQDLDAALPLIEKYKEHLIAIGEVGLDFTPRFVNSDTDKDSQRQVLIRQAEIAKQLDLPLNVHSRSAGRPTIHLLKEQGVEKALLHAFDGKPSVAMEGVKAGYLFSIPPSIVRSEQKQKLVKQLPLESMCLETDSPALGPEKQEFSHRSATPGTK, via the exons ATGAAGGGTTTCATTGACTGCCACTGCCACATCTCTGCCGGAGATTTCGACCAG gACATAGAAGAAGTGATTGAGAATTCTAAGACA gcCGGGCTTCTAGCAATAGTTGCAGTAGCAGAACATGCTGGCGAGTTTGAAAAGATAATACATCTGTCACAGAGGTTCCCAGGTTTTATTTTCCCTTGTTTGGGAGTCCATCCTGTACAAGGGTCAGCTCCAGAGCCGCAGAGAGGCGCCTTACTCCAG GATTTAGATGCTGCTTTGCCCCTGATCGAGAAATATAAAGAACATCTTATTGCTATTGGCGAG GTAGGCTTGGATTTCACTCCGAGATTTGTCAACAGTGACACGGACAAAGATAGTCAAAGACAAGTACTTATTCGACAGGCAGAGATCGCCAAACAACTGGACCTTCCACT aaatgttcaTTCACGATCAGCCGGCAGACCTACCATCCACCTCCTAAAGGAGCAAG GTGTTGAGAAAGCTCTTCTTCATGCGTTTGATGGAAAACCCTCAGTTGCCATGGAGGGAGTGAAAGCAGGGTATTTGTTCTCCATTCCTCCTTCTATTGTGAGAAGTGAACAG AAGCAGAAGCTGGTAAAACAGCTACCGTTGGAGAGCATGTGTCTAGAAACCGATTCCCCTGCCTTGGGCCCAGAGAAACAG GAGTTTTCCCACAGAAGTGCTACACCAGGAACAAAGTGA
- the LOC105015412 gene encoding tatD DNase domain containing 3-like isoform X2: MKGFIDCHCHISAGDFDQDIEEVIENSKTAGLLAIVAVAEHAGEFEKIIHLSQRFPGFIFPCLGVHPVQGSAPEPQRGALLQDLDAALPLIEKYKEHLIAIGEVGLDFTPRFVNSDTDKDSQRQVLIRQAEIAKQLDLPLNVHSRSAGRPTIHLLKEQGVEKALLHAFDGKPSVAMEGVKAGYLFSIPPSIVRSEQQKLVKQLPLESMCLETDSPALGPEKQVRNEPKNIFICAEYISKIKGIPLETVIDVTMQNSLRLFPRLKTLLRA; this comes from the exons ATGAAGGGTTTCATTGACTGCCACTGCCACATCTCTGCCGGAGATTTCGACCAG gACATAGAAGAAGTGATTGAGAATTCTAAGACA gcCGGGCTTCTAGCAATAGTTGCAGTAGCAGAACATGCTGGCGAGTTTGAAAAGATAATACATCTGTCACAGAGGTTCCCAGGTTTTATTTTCCCTTGTTTGGGAGTCCATCCTGTACAAGGGTCAGCTCCAGAGCCGCAGAGAGGCGCCTTACTCCAG GATTTAGATGCTGCTTTGCCCCTGATCGAGAAATATAAAGAACATCTTATTGCTATTGGCGAG GTAGGCTTGGATTTCACTCCGAGATTTGTCAACAGTGACACGGACAAAGATAGTCAAAGACAAGTACTTATTCGACAGGCAGAGATCGCCAAACAACTGGACCTTCCACT aaatgttcaTTCACGATCAGCCGGCAGACCTACCATCCACCTCCTAAAGGAGCAAG GTGTTGAGAAAGCTCTTCTTCATGCGTTTGATGGAAAACCCTCAGTTGCCATGGAGGGAGTGAAAGCAGGGTATTTGTTCTCCATTCCTCCTTCTATTGTGAGAAGTGAACAG CAGAAGCTGGTAAAACAGCTACCGTTGGAGAGCATGTGTCTAGAAACCGATTCCCCTGCCTTGGGCCCAGAGAAACAG GTGAGAAATGAGCCAAAGAATATCTTCATCTGTGCCGAGTACATCAGTAAGATCAAAGGTATCCCCTTAGAGACAGTGATTGATGTGACAATGCAGAACTCCCTGCGCCTGTTTCCCAGACTCAAGACATTACTCAGAGCATGA
- the LOC105015412 gene encoding tatD DNase domain containing 3-like isoform X1 encodes MKGFIDCHCHISAGDFDQDIEEVIENSKTAGLLAIVAVAEHAGEFEKIIHLSQRFPGFIFPCLGVHPVQGSAPEPQRGALLQDLDAALPLIEKYKEHLIAIGEVGLDFTPRFVNSDTDKDSQRQVLIRQAEIAKQLDLPLNVHSRSAGRPTIHLLKEQGVEKALLHAFDGKPSVAMEGVKAGYLFSIPPSIVRSEQKQKLVKQLPLESMCLETDSPALGPEKQVRNEPKNIFICAEYISKIKGIPLETVIDVTMQNSLRLFPRLKTLLRA; translated from the exons ATGAAGGGTTTCATTGACTGCCACTGCCACATCTCTGCCGGAGATTTCGACCAG gACATAGAAGAAGTGATTGAGAATTCTAAGACA gcCGGGCTTCTAGCAATAGTTGCAGTAGCAGAACATGCTGGCGAGTTTGAAAAGATAATACATCTGTCACAGAGGTTCCCAGGTTTTATTTTCCCTTGTTTGGGAGTCCATCCTGTACAAGGGTCAGCTCCAGAGCCGCAGAGAGGCGCCTTACTCCAG GATTTAGATGCTGCTTTGCCCCTGATCGAGAAATATAAAGAACATCTTATTGCTATTGGCGAG GTAGGCTTGGATTTCACTCCGAGATTTGTCAACAGTGACACGGACAAAGATAGTCAAAGACAAGTACTTATTCGACAGGCAGAGATCGCCAAACAACTGGACCTTCCACT aaatgttcaTTCACGATCAGCCGGCAGACCTACCATCCACCTCCTAAAGGAGCAAG GTGTTGAGAAAGCTCTTCTTCATGCGTTTGATGGAAAACCCTCAGTTGCCATGGAGGGAGTGAAAGCAGGGTATTTGTTCTCCATTCCTCCTTCTATTGTGAGAAGTGAACAG AAGCAGAAGCTGGTAAAACAGCTACCGTTGGAGAGCATGTGTCTAGAAACCGATTCCCCTGCCTTGGGCCCAGAGAAACAG GTGAGAAATGAGCCAAAGAATATCTTCATCTGTGCCGAGTACATCAGTAAGATCAAAGGTATCCCCTTAGAGACAGTGATTGATGTGACAATGCAGAACTCCCTGCGCCTGTTTCCCAGACTCAAGACATTACTCAGAGCATGA
- the LOC105015413 gene encoding zinc transporter 2-like: MDSEKCHLMEDDTTYSMALLRPFPESEEDPSQTADNGVAATAAEPWKSLNTNESPIATGHCHESDRVSWTESREKQHAKRKLIIALVVSLVFMVGEVIGGYAAHSLAIMTDAAHLFTDFGSIMASLFSLWLSCKPPTKSMNFGWHRSEILGACLSVLSIWAVTGVLVFMAIQRILNDNYEIHSRLMIITSLCAVGVNVLMAFILHQSSHVHSHSPSYRQAHGQRVKLSHGHSHGLPGGHGNTSVKAAFIHVVGDLMQSLGVLLAATVIHFWPQYKIADPICTFMFSVFVLGTTVTILSDVFRILMEGVPKGIDFNAVRDMLLSLRGVKATHNLHIWALTMSQSQLSVHVAIDKDANPQLVLMESTKMLQSEFGFASLTIQVEQYSEEMVYCTRCQDPTD, encoded by the exons ATGGATTCTGAGAAATGCCATCTCATGGAGGATGACACAACATACTCAATGGCATTACTAAG GCCATTCCCTGAGTCAGAGGAAGACCCCTCACAAACAGCTGATAACGGAGTTGCAGCCACTGCAGCTGAACCATGGAAATCTCTTAATACAAATGAGTCTCCTATCGCTACTGGTCATTGTCATGAGAGTGACAGGGTTTCTTGGACAGAGAGTCGCGAGAAGCAGCATGCCAAGAGAAAACTCATCATTGCCTTGGTTGTCAGCCTGGTCTTTATGGTTGGAGAGGTGATCG GAGGCTATGCAGCACACAGTCTGGCCATCATGACTGATGCGGCGCATCTCTTCACAGACTTCGGTAGCATCATGGCCAGTCTCTTCTCTCTGTGGCTCTCGTGCAAACCTCCCACCAAATCAATGAACTTCGGCTGGCATCGCTCAG AGATCCTgggtgcctgtctgtctgtgctgtcGATCTGGGCTGTGACAGGTGTGCTGGTGTTCATGGCCATCCAAAGGATCCTCAATGACAACTATGAGATCCACAGTCGCCTCATGATCATCACTTCACTCTGTGCTGTGGGGGTCAATGTCTT AATGGCCTTCATCCTCCACCAGTCTAGTCACGTACACAGTCACAGCCCCTCCTACCGCCAAGCCCATGGCCAAAGAGTCAAACTATCACATGGCCACTCTCATGGACTGCCTGGTGGCCATGGCAACACCAGCGTTAAGGCGGCTTTTATCCATGTAGTAGGGGACCTGATGCAGAGTCTGGGGGTCCTGCTTGCTGCTACTGTTATACACTTCTGG CCACAGTATAAAATAGCAGATCCAATTTGTACCTTcatgttctctgtgtttgtgctggGAACAACTGTCACTATCCTGAGTGATGTCTTCAGAATACTGATGGAAG GGGTTCCTAAAGGTATTGACTTCAATGCTGTGAGAGACATGCTTCTGTCGCTGAGAGGTGTTAAAGCTACACACAACCTCCATATTTGGGCCCTCACCATGAGTCAGTCACAGCTCTCTGTACACGTAGCTATAG ACAAAGATGCCAATCCCCAGCTGGTACTCATGGAGTCCACCAAGATGCTCCAGTCAGAGTTTGGTTTCGCCAGTCTCACCATCCAGGTGGAACAGTATTCAGAGGAGATGGTTTACTGCACACGATGCCAGGACCCCACAGACTGA
- the dnajc5gb gene encoding dnaJ (Hsp40) homolog, subfamily C, member 5 gamma b isoform X2: MAEPNQRPQRKMSTAGSSLYQILGLEKGASAEEIKKAYRKLALKYHPDKNPDNPEAAEKFKEINNANAILSEETKRKIYDEYGSMGLYAAEQFGDDSVNVYFLMQKCWFKALIVCCGIFTCCFCCCCCCCCCGKCQSELKEEHRHVDPEDLEAQIRDEEERGEDSPIVIQPSTAADHKAAFNHDQSAANHSEPTGTTTND; the protein is encoded by the exons ATGGCGGAACCGAACCAAAGGCCTCAACGTAAGATGTCTACTGCTGGTTCCAGTCTGTACCAGATACTGGGACTGGAGAAGGGGGCTTCGGCAGAAGAAATAAAGAAAGCATACAG GAAACTAGCACTGAAGTATCACCCTGATAAGAACCCAGACAACCCGGAGGCAGCTGAGAAGTTTAAAGAGATCAACAATGCCAACGCCATCCTCAGTGAGGAGACGAAGAGGAAGATCTACGATGAGTATGGCTCCATGGGGCTCTATGCGGCCGAGCAGTTTGGAGATGACAGTGTTAACGTTTACTTCCTTATGCAAAAGTGCTGGTTCAAG GCCCTGATTGTGTGCTGCGGGATTTTCACCTGCTGCTTctgttgctgttgctgttgctgctgttgtGGGAAGTGCCAGTCAGAGTTGAAGGAGGAGCACAGACACGTTGACCCAGAGGATTTGGAGGCCCAAATCAGAGATGAGGAGGAAAGGG GTGAGGATTCACCAATTGTAATCCAGCCTAGTACTGCTGCTGATCACAAGGCTGCATTTAACCATGACCAGTCTGCAGCCAACCACTCTGAACCTACAGGCACCACAACGAACGACTAA
- the dnajc5gb gene encoding dnaJ (Hsp40) homolog, subfamily C, member 5 gamma b isoform X1, with product MAEPNQRPQRKMSTAGSSLYQILGLEKGASAEEIKKAYRKLALKYHPDKNPDNPEAAEKFKEINNANAILSEETKRKIYDEYGSMGLYAAEQFGDDSVNVYFLMQKCWFKALIVCCGIFTCCFCCCCCCCCCGKCQSELKEEHRHVDPEDLEAQIRDEEERAGGEPITIITDQPGPSAASAISGEDSPIVIQPSTAADHKAAFNHDQSAANHSEPTGTTTND from the exons ATGGCGGAACCGAACCAAAGGCCTCAACGTAAGATGTCTACTGCTGGTTCCAGTCTGTACCAGATACTGGGACTGGAGAAGGGGGCTTCGGCAGAAGAAATAAAGAAAGCATACAG GAAACTAGCACTGAAGTATCACCCTGATAAGAACCCAGACAACCCGGAGGCAGCTGAGAAGTTTAAAGAGATCAACAATGCCAACGCCATCCTCAGTGAGGAGACGAAGAGGAAGATCTACGATGAGTATGGCTCCATGGGGCTCTATGCGGCCGAGCAGTTTGGAGATGACAGTGTTAACGTTTACTTCCTTATGCAAAAGTGCTGGTTCAAG GCCCTGATTGTGTGCTGCGGGATTTTCACCTGCTGCTTctgttgctgttgctgttgctgctgttgtGGGAAGTGCCAGTCAGAGTTGAAGGAGGAGCACAGACACGTTGACCCAGAGGATTTGGAGGCCCAAATCAGAGATGAGGAGGAAAGGG CCGGTGGGGAGCCTATAACTATTATAACGGATCAGCCAGGCCCTAGCGCAGCCTCTGCCATCTCAG GTGAGGATTCACCAATTGTAATCCAGCCTAGTACTGCTGCTGATCACAAGGCTGCATTTAACCATGACCAGTCTGCAGCCAACCACTCTGAACCTACAGGCACCACAACGAACGACTAA
- the tp53i3 gene encoding quinone oxidoreductase PIG3, which produces MLQHQRHEKPKNNMMLAVCVDTPGGPENMLLRKVPRPQPKDGQVLIRVHATALNRADTLQRKGLYPAPPGESQVLGLEVAGTVASVGPGLRRCWAPGDHIMALLSGGGYAEYVAVPEELLMSVPPQLSLYQAAAIPEAWLTAFQLLHFVAMVKKGEIVLVHAGASGVGTAAVQLVQLAGAIPIVTTGSSEKLQMAETLGAAAGFNYKEEDFAEKVNHFTAGRGADVILDCIGGSSWAKNVACLATDGRWVLYGCLGGKTVNGDILGKLLSKRGQLLSSLLRSRSLQYKADLVKAFSERALPHFSEQATSPWLLRPVIDSTFSLEQVADAHRRMEANRNIGKIVINVVNPQ; this is translated from the exons ATGTTACAACATCAGAGACATGAAAAACCTAAAAACAAT ATGATGCTGGCAGTGTGTGTTGACACACCAGGAGGACCAGAGAATATGCTGTTGAGGAAGGTCCCCAGACCCCAACCCAAAGACGGACAAGTCCTTATTAGAGTTCATGCAACCGCTCTGAACAGAGCCGACACATTGCAG AGAAAAGGACTGTACCCAGCTCCACCAGGTGAAAGTCAGGTCCTGGGTCTGGAAGTTGCTGGCACGGTAGCCAGTGTTGGTCCAGGGCTTAGGAGGTGCTGGGCTCCAGGGGACCATATAATGGCCTTGCTCTCTGGAGGAGGGTATGCCGAGTATGTGGCAGTACCAGAGGAGCTCCTTATGTCCGTCCCCCCTCAGCTCTCTCTTTACCAGGCTGCAGCCATCCCTGAGGCCTGGCTCACTGCATTTCAGCTGCTTCACTTTGTAG ctaTGGTGAAGAAGGGAGAGATTGTGTTGGTACATGCTGGAGCCAGTGGGGTTGGAACTGCTGCTGTCCAACTGGTCCAATTGGCTGGAGCCATTCCCATAGTTACTACCGGAAGCTCTGAGAAACTACAGATGGCAGAGACACTGGGAGCTGCTGCTGGTTTCAACTACAAAGAAGAGGACTTTGCAGAGAAAGTTAATCATTTTACTGCTG GCAGGGGAGCAGATGTCATTCTAGACTGCATTGGTGGCTCCAGCTGGGCGAAGAACGTAGCTTGCCTAGCCACTGATGGAAGATGGGTGCTTTATGGATGCTTGGGGGGGAAGACGGTGAATGGGGACATTCTGGGCAAGCTGTTGTCCAAACGAGGACAACTTCTCTCTAGTCTCCTCAGGTCACGCAGTCTGCAG TATAAAGCAGATCTGGTGAAAGCCTTCTCCGAAAGGGCCCTACCTCACTTCTCAGAACAGGCCACCTCTCCCTGGCTGCTGAGACCTGTGATTGACAGTACGTTCAGCCTGGAGCAGGTGGCTGATGCTCACAGACGCATGGAAGCCAACAGAAACATCGGCAAGATTGTCATTAATGTTGTGAACCCACAATGA